The following is a genomic window from Bacillota bacterium.
CCGGCGCGCGGCCTTCCTGGATGGCCTGGCGCAGTTTCAGCACCGCGTCCAGCACCGCGTCGGGCGTCGGCGGGCAGCCCGGCACGTAAATGTCCACCGGAATCACCTCGTCGACGCCTTGCACGATGGCGTAGTTGTCGAAAATACCGCCGCTGGACGCGCAGGCCCCCATGGCGATAACCCATTTCGGATACGGCATCTGCCGGTACACTTGCTCGATGACGGGCACCATCTTGTTGGAAAGCCGGCCCGAAACGATGAGCAAATCCGCCTGGCGCGGGGAGCTGCGGAACACCTCGCCGCCGAACTGCGCGATGTCATACCGCGGCGCGGGCAAATTCATCATTTCAATCGCGCAGCAGGCAAGACCGAACGTCAGCGGCCAAAGCGACGACTGTTGCGCCCAGCGGATGAACTTGTCGATGGTCGTCGTCAAAAACTGGCTGTTCGCCGCATCGTGCGTCATGCCCAGTCGAAGCCTCCCTTTTTCCAGACGTACAAGTCTCCCAGGATAAACACGATCAAAAAGAGAGCCATGGCACCAAGGCCGTAGGTGCCCAGCTCCCTCAGCAAAACCGCCCAGGAGACGAACGCCGCCGCCTCTACGTCGAAGATGACGAAGAGCATGGCAATCAAATAAAACCGCGCCGGGAACCGGCCGTGAATGGGAGGCGTTGGATATCCGCTTTCGTAGGGCTGGAACTTCACCGGGTCGGCCCGGCGGGAGGAGATGAGCTCGAACAGGACGGAGATGAGGACGGGAACGAGCAGCGCCACGCCGACGTGGATCAGCAGGGGTGCGTACGGGTGCATCGCGAGACCCCCCGAACAAGATTTGTGAAAGCAGTCACAACCTTTCCCACACAAAAACGTCGAGCAACGCGACTGCTTTCTAGATCATAACATAGCGTCTACCCGATGTAAAGAAAGTCGAAAAAGCCAAAACGGCTTGTCACAAATCCTCGGCGAACCGAGTCCCCTGCTCCTCCAGCCGGGCGATGGCGTCGCTGACGCGCTGCCGCTCCACTTCGATATGTTCGAGGCTCTTGCGCAGCTTCTCGAGCTCGGCCATGATGTGGTCCACCACGGCACGCCGCCACTGCTCCCGCAAGTAATCATCGTACGACCACAGCCAGTCGGCCCGCTCTTCCCACTCGGCACGCGTCGCCGCCACTTCCTCGCCCGCCGCCAGCCGCTGCATCAGCTCTTCAGTCGTGATCTGGTAGCGCTCTTCGTAGTCGCGCCAGGTCGGACGATCCTCCAGGTCTTCCTCCGGGTAGTCGTCATCGTATTCGAGCAAATCGCTGTCGGCGAACAGCGGCGGTACGTTGATCTGCTCCAGCAGCGCCTGGCACACTTCCAGCAGCATGCCGTCCTCGGGCGAGATGGCCTGGTACTCCCACGAGCCGAGATGCCGCTCCTGGTCTTCGTGGTTCATGATGAAATGGACGCCCATGTCCAGCGTGGCGTCCAGAATGTTGCAGCCTTCGCACGAGCCGGTGCGCTGCAGCGACAGCCAGCTGTACGCCCCGCCGGGGTGCTCCGTGATGGCCACGATGTCCCGCACTTTCGCGCTCTTGGTCTGCCAGCCCGCCTCCAGCACGGAAGCGATGCCCTGCGCCATCGGCTCGACGATATGCTCGTTATTGGTTCCGTGCTCGATCGGCACGGCGATGACTTGCACTTCCCGGGCGCCGTCCGCGTCCACTTGGACGCCGTCGGCCAGTTCGTCCACGTCCGCGTAGACCGTCAGATAACCGTCTTGGACGACAAACCGCATCCGCATTCCCTCCCAGCAACCAATCCACTCAGACCAGTATAGCAAAGCTGCCTGTCCCGCGGGAGGGGTGCGGAGGGGGCCGGGCCTAAATGATGCCCAGTTCCCGGCCCACCTTGGCGAACGCCGCGATCGCCTGGTCCAAGTCGTCCCGGGTGTGGGCCGCCGTGACGATGGTGCGCACGCGCGCCTTGCCCCGCGGCACCGTGGGATAGGCGATTCCCTGGGCGAAGACGCCTTCCTCGAACAGCCGGTCGCTCAATTCCATGGCCTTGCGGCCTTCGCCGACGATGACGGGAATGATGGGCGTCTCGCTGCCCGACACGTCGAATCCCAGTTCCGCCAAGCCGGCGCGGAAGTAGCGGGTGTTGTCCCACAGCCGCTGGATGAGCGTCGGATCCGACTCGAGAATGTCCAGCGCCGCCAGGCACGCGGCGGTGACCGCCGGCGGATGCGAGGTGCTGAACAGGAAAGGCCGCGCCCGCTGGATCAAGTACTCGATGAGCACCCGGCGGCCGGCCACGTAGCCCCCCAGCACGCCGATGGCCTTGGACAGCGTGCCCACCTGGATGTCCACCTGGCCGTGCAGCCCGAAGTGATCCACCGTGCCCCGCCCGTTCTCGCCCAGCACGCCGCTGGCGTGTGCGTCGTCCACCATGACGATGGCGTTGTACTTCTTGGCCACCTCGACGATGTCCGGCAGCGGGGCGATGTCGCCGTCCATGCTGAAGACGCCGTCGGTGATGACCAGGATGCGGCGGGCGCCCTTGCTCTCCTCGAGCAGCTGTTTCATCACCGCCACATCTTTGTGCGGGTAAATCTTGATGGTCGCCCGGCTCAACCGCGCCCCGTCGATGATGCTCGCGTGGTTCAGCTCGTCGCTGATGATGACGTCTTCACGCCCCAGCAGCGCGGCCACGGTGCCCGCGTTGGCCGTAAAGCCCGACTGGAACACCAGGGCGGCTTCAGTGCGTTTAAACTGCGCCAGCCGGCGCTCGAGCTCGGTGTGCAGGCTCATCGTTCCGGCGATGGTGCGCACCGACGCGGAGCCCGCGCCGTACCGGTCGATGGCCGCCTTGGCCGCTTCCCGCAGCTTCGGGTGGTTGGCCAGGCCCAGGTAGTTGTTGGAGGACAAGTTGATGACCTCACGGCCGTCGATGACGACGCGCGGCTCCTGCGGCCCCTCCAGCACCCTGGGCAGGCGGAAGACGCCGTCGCGCTTCAGCTGCTCGATCTCGTCGAACAAGAAGTCCAGCGCCGAACCGGTCCGCTCCGTCATCTTATCCACTCCTTTGCCCGTCACGGCTGCAGCACAACTTTGCCGCAGCGTCCCTCCATGAGCGTGCTGAACGCCTGCGCGAAGTCCTCGATGGCAAAGCGGTGCGTTATGACCGGCGTCACGTCCAGCCCGCCCTGCAACAGCCGCGTCATCTGGTACCACGTCTCGAACAGGCGGCGGCCGTTGAGGCCGATGAGCTGGATTTCCCGGAAGATGACCTTCTCGGTCAGCTCCAGCGTCACCGGGCCCGACGGCAGGCCCAGCAGCACCATGCGCCCGCCCTTGCGCAGCATGTCGAGGCCGGCGTCGATGCCCGCCTTTTGCCCCGACATCTCGAGCACGACGTCCACGCCGAGGCCACCCGTTAGCCGCCGCACCTCCGCCGCCGGGTCCGCGCCGGCGCCCGCGGCCAGCACCACGTCGGCCCCCATGCGCTCCGCCATCGCCAGGCGATACGGGTTCGTCTCCACCGCGAACACGGCGGCGGCGCCCATACGCTTCGCAACCGGAATCGCGCACAACCCGATGGGCCCGCAGCCGATGATGGCCACGTTGGCCCCCGACACTTCTCCCCGCATGACGGTGTGCACCGCGTTGCCCAGCGGGTCGTGGATGGCGCCTACCTCCGGCGGCACCGACTCGTCCAGCTTCCACATGTTGACCGCCGGCATGCGGATGTACTCGGCGAAGCAACCGTCCGTGTCGACGCCGATGATTTTGCCGTTTTCGCACACGTGGGCCATGCCGGTGCGGCAGTAGTAGCAGCGGCCGCAGAAGAGATGGCCTTCGCCGGCCACGTAGTCGCCCGCGCGCAGGTGGGTGACGTCCTCGCCCACCGCGACGATGCGGCCGGCGAATTCGTGGCCGACGATGAGCGGAGGCTTCAGGCGCGCCTGCGCCCATTCGTCCCACTTGTAGATGTGCAGGTCCGTACCGCAAATCGATGCGGCTTCCACCTTGACCAGACACTCGCCCCGGCCCGGGGTGGGCACGTCGACTTCCACCAGCTCCAGCCCGGGGCGGGCGCCCGTCTTCATCAGCGCCTTCATTTTCCTCGCCAAGGGTGTGCCCGCCTTTCCCGCGCATCTCGTGTGCCACTATCATACGCCGCCCGCCGGAATCCGGAAAAGCGAGCGTCGCGTCACTCGATGATGATCCGGGACCCCAGCGGCACGTCCAGCACGTCCCAAGCGCTGTGGTTGCGCAGCGCAATCTCCAGGGTGCCCGCGGAGCCCTCCGTCACGAACAGCTGGCCGGGCGGCGCCTCCGCGTACGCGCGCACGAACGGCATCGTCCGCCGGTATCCCTCCACGACGACGAGGTAGCTGTCCTTGCCGATGTGCGGCAAGTTGGTGATGATGTTGCCGTAGCGGTCGATGCGCACGACTTCCCCTTCGCGGCCCTGCAGGTGAAAGCGCAGCGGCGTCTTGATTTCCGCAGGCCGCCCCAAGTCGCGCAGCGGCACCCCCGCGGCGAGGCGGGCGGCCGCGGGTGCGAACACGTCGCGGCCGTGGAACGTGTTCGACGCATCCGGCGGGATGGGCAGGGCCACCACGTCCTCCACGCCGTCGTCGCTGACCGCCGGGTAGAGGAGGCCGTTGTCGGGGCCTACGAAGTAGTAGCGCCGGGTGCGGATGGCCAGCGCCTGCCGGTCCGTGCCCACGCCCGGGTCGACGACGCAGAGGAAAACGGTACCCTCAGGGAAATGGCGGTACGCCGTGTACAGAATCCAAGCGCCCTCGCGAACGCACTGAGGCTTGACGTCGTTGTAGAGGTCGGCGACGATGGTGCCCGGCGCCACCCGCTGGATGACGCCGTGCATGATGCCCACGTATTCCGACTGGCCGAAGTCCGACAACACCGCGATCAGGGCCAAGCTCATCACTCCGCGGATTGCAAGGTGCGCGAAAAAGTTCCCCGCCCGGCGTCCTTTTCCCTGCGCGGCGGCGGCCTTCTCCCGGCTGGTTTCCTATGGTAGACTAAGGTGTCAAGAAAAGGAGTGGAACGAATGGCGCGAGTGTTTTCCGGAATTCAGCCCACGGGCGACATCCATATAGGCAACTACCTGGGCGCGGTGCGCAATTGGGTGGCCCTGCAGGACAAGCACGAGTGCATTTTTTGCATCGTCGACTTGCACGCGATGACGGTGCCGTACGACGCGAAGGCGATGCCCCGCGTCGTGCTGGAGTCGGCCGCGACGCTGCTGGCCTGCGGCATCGACCCCGAGCGCAGCATCCTGTACGTGCAGTCCCACGTCCGGGAGCACACGGAACTCTGCTGGATTCTGAACACCATTACCCCCCTGGGGCAGCTGGAACGGATGACGCAGTTTAAGGACAAAGCCCGCCGGCACAGGGACAACGTCAACGCGGGGCTGCTGAACTATCCGATCCTGATGGCGGCGGACATCCTGCTGTATAAGGCGGAGCTCATTCCCGTCGGCGAAGACCAGATCCAGCACCTGGAGCTGACTCGCGACTTGGCCCGGCGGTTTAACAACATCTTCGGCCCCACGTTCCCCGAACCGGAGGCGTTGCTGACCAAGGCCGCACGGGTCATGGCCCTCAACGATCCGACCAGCAAGATGTCCAAGAGCATCCCGGGCAGCTACATCGCCCTGCACGCGGAACCCGACGAGATTCGGGCCATCGTGCGCAAGGCCGTGACCGACACCGGGCCGCAGGGCGGCGCCATGAGCCCGGGAGTGGCCAACTTGTTCACCCTTCTGGAAGCGTTCTCGGCCCCCGACGTCGTCGCGCGCTTCCGGGAGCTGTACGACCGCGGCGAGCTGCGCTACGTGGATCTCAAGCAGCAGCTGGCCGAAGACATCGTCGCCGCCCTGACGCCCATCCGGGAGCGGCGGGCGGCGCTGCTGGCCGACGAAAAGCGGCTGCGGGACATTCTCCGGGAAGGGGCCGAGCGGGCCCGGGTTATCGCGCGGGAAGTCATGGCGGAAGTGCGGGAAAAAACGGGGCTCGCCTTCGACTGAGGCTGGGAAGGCGCCCGGCGAAGGCGACCTGGACAGCGCTCCGGCTGGACACGGTTCCGGCTGGGCAGCGTGCCGGCAAAAAAACGGCGGCGGAGGGCAGGCGCTCCGCCGCCGTTTTTTTGCGCATGCGCCTTTCTCTTGCACGAGCTTCTCTCTTGCGCAGGCCCTTCTCTCTCGCCCTCCGCACGAACCCCTCCGGGCTCCCGGGCAGCGCGGCGTGTTGTCGCGAGGGGAAGTCGTCCGGGCCCCGCGGTTCTAGCGCCGAACGCAGCTCCGTATTGTAACGCGACGGCGACCGCGGGAGGCGGAGCGAGTGCAGCGACGGCCTTTGCTGAGAAGCGCGCTGATGCTCATGGCGGCGGGGGCGGTCACGCGCGCGCTGGGGATGGTGTACCGGATCGTCATCGTCCGCTGGGCGGGCCCGGAGGCGCTGGGGCTGTTTCAGATGGTCATGCCCGTCTTCCGCGCCGCCTCGACCATGGCCACGCTGCGGCTGCCTGTAGCGCTCACCCGCCTCGTGGCCGACGGGCTGGCGCGCGGCGACGTGGAGGCGGTGCTCCGGGCCCGGCGCCTGACGGCGCTGCTGATCGTGGCTCTCACCGGGCTGACTGCGGCGGCGCTGGCCGCCGGCGCGCCGTTCCTGGCACGCCGCTTTTTGACCGACCCCCGCACCGAGGGGCTGCTCCTGCTGCTGCCGCTGGCGTTCGTCCCGTCGGCCCTGACGGGCATTTTTCGTGGCTTCGCCGAGGGACGGCAAAACATGACGTCGACGGCCGTCGGGCAAGTGGCGGAGCAGCTGGTGCGGGTGCCGATCGTGTTGTTCTTGCTGTCGCGCTGGGCCGGCGCAGGAACGGAGGCGCTGGCGGCGGCGCTGGTCATCGGGCTGGGTGCGGGCGAAACGGTGGGCTTGCTGGCGGCCATGGCCTTGTCGGGCTGGTGGTCGCTGCCGCACCGCGCCACGCGCCAAACCGCGGCAGCGTCCTCGCTCCGCCTGCAACTGGCCACGGCCCGGCAGCTGCTGCAGGTGGCCGTGCCGCTGTGGCTGGCCACGCTGCTCAACACAGCGGCGCAAATGCTCAACGTCAGCCTCATCCCGCGCCGGCTGCTTGTAGGCGGATTTTCCATGGCGGAAGCGACGGAGCTATACGGCCAGCTCACCGGCATGGCGTTGCCGCTGCTGTACATGCCGATGCTCCTCGTCTTTCCCGTGACGACGGTCCTGACGCCCGCCATCGCCGACGCGCTGGCCTCCGGCCGCCGCACCGCGTCGCAGCGGCAGTTCGCCCGGGCGGCCGGCGGGAGCCTGGCCGTCGGCTGCGGCACGACGGCCCTCTGCTTCGCGTTTCCGGAGGCTATCTCGGACCTGCTCTACGGCGTGCCCGAGATCGGCCCGCTGGTCCGCATCGTAGGGCTGGCGGCTCCCTTCGCCTACACGGGCGCCGTCTTCGCGGCCGTGCTGCACGCCGTGGGGCACACCAACTTCTTGCTGTCGACGTTTGTGGCCGCCACCGCCTTGCGGCTCGGGCTCATCTACCATCTGACCGCCCAGCCCGCGCTGGGCATCGCCGGCGCGGCCTGGGCCCTCAACGCCGACTACGCCCTGACCGCGCTGCTCAACGGCTGGGCGTGCCTGCGCCGCCTGCGCCGGACTTAGCCCAGCGGCCCTTCGGGAATGGGCACTACGACGCCGGGAGCGAGAAAGACGAGATACGCTTCGACGTTGCGGACGCCGTACATTTCCCGCACCGCGCGCCGGTACAGCGCGACCTGGGCGTAGTACGTGCGGGCCCGCAGCGGCGCGACGTGCTCTGCCACGCGGTCGGTCTTGTAGTCGACAAGGAGGGCCTGCTCGCCCTCGAGCAGCAGGCAGTCGATGATACCCTGAACGACCACGAACTCGTCGCGGGCCGCGTCGGCGGGCAAGTCCGGATACGCTTCCGCGGCGGGCAGCGCCATGGTGAACGGCACTTCGCGGCGGAGGCGTTCCGCGTTCTCCCGCAGGCGTCGCCCCAGCGGCGTGGCGAAAAACCGCGCCAGCGCGGCGACGTCCACCGCCGCGGCCTGTTCGGGCGTCAACATGGCCCTGGCGCACATCTCGGCCACTTGCGCGGCGATGTCGGCTTCATCCAGCGGGCCCGCCAGGCGCAGGTGCTGCATCACCAGGTGCACCGCCGCCCCCTGCTCCGCCGGCGTCAGCGTCGCTCCTTCCTGCAAAAACGCCGGGCGCTCCACAAGGCGCGGCTCCGGCGCCCACAGCCGCGCCGTTTCCTCGTCCGCCTGCTCCCAGCGCCGCTTCAGCTCGCTGACTCCCTGCTTGGCGGGCCGGCCCGCCAGCGCCGTCCATGGGTAGCGCCACTGCAGCCGCTGCTCCAGCTCACGCCGCACCGGCTCGGCGTCGCCGCTCCCCAGCAACACCTCTTCGGCCCCCGGCGCCACCTCGCTCAAAGGACGCAGGTCCGCCAACGCGGGCCACGACAAGCGCACGGCCCGCTCGCTCTGGGTCTCCTGCCGCAGCACCTCCAGCTGCTCCGCCGTCCACAGCCGCACGTCCCAGCGGGACGGATCCCCGGCGATGACACTTTGGAAGGGCACGCCGGCCGCCCGGCGCAGCGCCTCTCCAGCGGGGTGACGCATCAGCGCGGCGGCCAGCCAGTCCAGCCAGCTCTCCGCCGCCAGCAGCTGCCCGTCGGGCAGCGGCCACTGGTCGGCGGGAACGACGCTGGCCCAGCCCGGCGCCTTGGCCCGCAGCTTGGCGGACCCCACGAGAATGAGCCGTTCTTGCGCCCGCGTCATGGCCACGTACAGCAGCCGCATTTCCTCGGCCAAATCTTCTCGGCGCCGG
Proteins encoded in this region:
- a CDS encoding NADH-quinone oxidoreductase, producing the protein MTHDAANSQFLTTTIDKFIRWAQQSSLWPLTFGLACCAIEMMNLPAPRYDIAQFGGEVFRSSPRQADLLIVSGRLSNKMVPVIEQVYRQMPYPKWVIAMGACASSGGIFDNYAIVQGVDEVIPVDIYVPGCPPTPDAVLDAVLKLRQAIQEGRAPGGVMRA
- the trpS gene encoding tryptophan--tRNA ligase, with the protein product MARVFSGIQPTGDIHIGNYLGAVRNWVALQDKHECIFCIVDLHAMTVPYDAKAMPRVVLESAATLLACGIDPERSILYVQSHVREHTELCWILNTITPLGQLERMTQFKDKARRHRDNVNAGLLNYPILMAADILLYKAELIPVGEDQIQHLELTRDLARRFNNIFGPTFPEPEALLTKAARVMALNDPTSKMSKSIPGSYIALHAEPDEIRAIVRKAVTDTGPQGGAMSPGVANLFTLLEAFSAPDVVARFRELYDRGELRYVDLKQQLAEDIVAALTPIRERRAALLADEKRLRDILREGAERARVIAREVMAEVREKTGLAFD
- a CDS encoding 8-amino-7-oxononanoate synthase, which codes for MTERTGSALDFLFDEIEQLKRDGVFRLPRVLEGPQEPRVVIDGREVINLSSNNYLGLANHPKLREAAKAAIDRYGAGSASVRTIAGTMSLHTELERRLAQFKRTEAALVFQSGFTANAGTVAALLGREDVIISDELNHASIIDGARLSRATIKIYPHKDVAVMKQLLEESKGARRILVITDGVFSMDGDIAPLPDIVEVAKKYNAIVMVDDAHASGVLGENGRGTVDHFGLHGQVDIQVGTLSKAIGVLGGYVAGRRVLIEYLIQRARPFLFSTSHPPAVTAACLAALDILESDPTLIQRLWDNTRYFRAGLAELGFDVSGSETPIIPVIVGEGRKAMELSDRLFEEGVFAQGIAYPTVPRGKARVRTIVTAAHTRDDLDQAIAAFAKVGRELGII
- a CDS encoding L-threonine 3-dehydrogenase; protein product: MARKMKALMKTGARPGLELVEVDVPTPGRGECLVKVEAASICGTDLHIYKWDEWAQARLKPPLIVGHEFAGRIVAVGEDVTHLRAGDYVAGEGHLFCGRCYYCRTGMAHVCENGKIIGVDTDGCFAEYIRMPAVNMWKLDESVPPEVGAIHDPLGNAVHTVMRGEVSGANVAIIGCGPIGLCAIPVAKRMGAAAVFAVETNPYRLAMAERMGADVVLAAGAGADPAAEVRRLTGGLGVDVVLEMSGQKAGIDAGLDMLRKGGRMVLLGLPSGPVTLELTEKVIFREIQLIGLNGRRLFETWYQMTRLLQGGLDVTPVITHRFAIEDFAQAFSTLMEGRCGKVVLQP
- a CDS encoding NADH-quinone oxidoreductase subunit A, translated to MHPYAPLLIHVGVALLVPVLISVLFELISSRRADPVKFQPYESGYPTPPIHGRFPARFYLIAMLFVIFDVEAAAFVSWAVLLRELGTYGLGAMALFLIVFILGDLYVWKKGGFDWA